The following DNA comes from Hippoglossus hippoglossus isolate fHipHip1 chromosome 12, fHipHip1.pri, whole genome shotgun sequence.
ACGATCGAACCCGCAGTCCAGATGTTGCGAGGCGGCTGAGAAATGATCCACCCTCATCTGTTTCCTCGGGACGCCACCGCTGCCCTGAGAGTCCACGCTGTGCCGACAGCTGTCCTGGTCACCTGGGAGACGCAGAGGGAGgatatgatgtgtgtgtgtggtaaaaatTATCAAATTTCTAAAATTCCTCAGGCAGGATTCTGGccacagaaaatgtattgtgtCATTAGTAAACGACTAAACTATTTAACTGTTTAACTTTTCCCTGACACTAAACTTTCATGTCAGTGACCGATACAGAAGAACCGATTTTTGTAGACAGAGTTTATAGTTATATATGTGTGAATGTACTGTGAAATAGTTTCCCATTAGCAGGCCTGAAATTGCCTTTCAGGGGTGAATCAGGTATTTTGAATTAATCTCATAGCTCTTTGTTTAATGACTTGTGGCAGAGAAACTTGTTCCTCGTGGCAACAATAAAGGTCAAAGAAGTGATTAAATAAAGCAATCTGCAGTGTGTAGGTGGGCGTTTCAGCTTCATGACATGATTTCTCAGAGTAAATGACTGCCTGCCAGATGTTAAAATAGTGTTAAATTCAAATCAGGTCCGAAATTAAACATATCACTGAAAAAAAAGTTGCTAGATTTAAGTGTAAGTGTTTGCAAATGACTTCTATGAAAATAGCTTTtgagtgtttcctctgttttggTGGGAATAGCAACAGCTTAAGCCGTTGATGTTCTTCTGATGGACACCACAAGAGCACAAACTTGAACCGAGGACATGCAGCGTCTCATTGGCTTGATCTGATTCTTACTGTCATCGTGGCTCCTCTTGCCCTCGGCGCTGGGATGAGGGATACCCAGCAGGCCGCTGATGGAGTAGGTGGAGCCCAGGGAGTCGGACTGAGGAGATTCGGGAGGGGTGACCGCTGAACTGGGGACtggggagggagaaaaacaaaaacggACAGATTGGAGACGGAGAGCAGGAAACGATGCTGCACATCTCAGTGGTCGGCAAGGTCATGAGTTTAATCCCACAGAACAATGAGTGCGCCCTATCTTTAACCTTAATCCGTCAGCGTCATGTGAGAACGCAGGTTGATATGGACAATGATACACAAGCTTCAccgtgcatgtgcatgtgtttggtgCAGACTTACTTAAGGTTTGTCCGGGACTCAGGCCTTTTCCATCTAGAGGCAGGTTGAACGGCTGTTGGACTTTAGTTCGTATTAttctgaaacagaaaaacatgaacttTATTGGTTGGAAATAAGCATTAACATGATGATAGCATATCAGTGCTGAAGGAAGAAGTACGTGAGGAAGTTTTAAAGTTTCTCTGGAGGAGCATCTTTGTCGGGAAGATGCTGATTTCATAACCCCCACATTGCACTTGTCCCCCTTGTCCACCTTCCATGACTGCTGAGCCACCGAGGCACAAACATGATTTCATTCATGATTGACTTTGTCACCTGTTAATGGAGCTCACGCTGGGCACCGTGTCGCCGTCACACACTCCCTCTGCCAGCAGCCGGTCCCTGATCTCCCACGCGAACATGGTGGGGTTCTGCCTCTTGTAATCGGCGATCTTGTCCACAACTTTCGGGGTGGCCACCTTGGGCTTGGAGCCGCCAATCACACCAGGCTTGATGCTTCCGGTCTCGTAGTAGCTGGAGGAAAAGAGGGTGTGAAGGAACTTTTAATTAAAGGAAGTAGAAGGATTTCAGTTGTTGCTTTAGGCGTTGGAGAGCGAAACATTTGTGATAAGTAAACAGAAGTTCAGAGGTCAACAGTAACAGGAAGTTGAGTAATGTGCTCGTTGGTGTACTTACCGTCCCAGGATCTTGCTGACGCAGCCATGGCTGACTCGGAGCTGCCGGGAGATGTCACAGGGCCGAACCCCCTGGTGGGCCATGTCCACAATGCGTTGCCGGATCACCTCCGGAAGTGGACGGCCATTAACAAACATTCCGCCTAGTTGGTTAAGACCCCCATGAcctgggggaggaggggggatgaACACTCATAAATGTCTAGGAACCTGAGACATGGCAACGTAACGGCAACTGCATTTATATAAGTCATGTacacttggacacacacacacacacacacacacacacacacacacacacacacacacactggcctaCACCCGTACTGCTTCAGGAACGACTCGGACCAGACTACCAACATGAAGACGTAAGTATTTGCTCGTAATATTGAAACTAAACCATTTAATTTAGCTCCTGAATAGTTTTCTTCATACATGGTCACAATAATGTCCACATCTGTTGACAAAATTGTATTCATCGGtacataaaacatatatatatatatatataatataatctcACACATactatatctgtgtgtgtggacattaaCACAAGAACAGAATCTGTCTTCAAGAAATGGACCAACGTCATGTAacaagtgaaatattaaaataaaacgtAAACTAaacaatatattacattttttattttatattatatttaatacgGTTGTAATATCTTATTTGAAATTGTATTTGGCTTAAATTAAAGTAACTAAAATGTACCAGGGAGAATTAGTTAGTTTTTTCTGACAAACCAGATTTAACAGGCTGAAGGTTCCAGTATATGATTCCTGATAAAGGATTTAGagttaacatttatttaaatcgagaaaatgaaagaggaacTTCCTGATAAAAAAGAACAACTATGAtatcaaatgtaaacacactaCAAAAGTACAATATTTAACGATCTGTTTGTTCTGTTCTCTTCCTGTTTAACGTCACCTACAAATGGCAAAGTCCAAACTCACCTCACAATGATTTGAGTACTTCCAAGTTATTTAGcttaatataaaaacacttaCAGGCGCATTGTCCATGTTCTTTTCTAAATGCCACTAATTTATGTTTTGGTTTCTCATTGAGATTAAAGGGAAACGTGCCCTTTGGAAAACTGTCATTTTGGAATTTCCTTATTTGGTCACATTAAAGCCGATGTCGATTAAGTTGAAAACAGGCTACATGGAATAATATTTGACATTATCTAACGTGTaggatatttttctttttaaatgtgtttcccaTCTTGTGCAGCTCAATGTAttatatcttttaaaaataattttttttttgtagtttttttttgtagtttttctatactcttgttgagggtgaagagcagaggatgtctcaccttgtcaagagacaaattgtgatttgtgaatatgggctatagaaatacattcttattaatattattactgttataagtagtattattactataatttttttttaaatctgggATATAGGTAAAAAAAGGTTTGGTACAACGCTTATCATTTATAATTGATGTAGGCTACAGTAACACATCATACTTTACTACTAACTACTTTTCCACTAAGTACTACTACTACCAGacgtttttttatatatatatatatcaaaatttAATGCATATGAATCTCATTATATTGCATCTGCAAACATACAATGTATATAAAAGTAAAGGACGGAGGATTCTCTCCCCTGCACCATCAGACAGAGACGCACCATGGAGCGgcctcctccatccatcatccatccatccatccatccatctatccatccatccatcctctccaTGGACTGACACACCACGGCTTTTAATTTAACCCACTgatccacctcttcctctctctctctctgtctctctctctgccttttccCAGCTTGCATTTCCACATCAAACAGACCGGACCGGGcccagggagggagggagagaaggagggagggatggagggagggatgcatgggggagagaggggagccTCTATTAACGCTGCCAGCGGAGTGTGGAAAAAAATCTCCCCGCCAAGCTTCATCAACCTGCAGGATATTAAAGCCGAGCAGCCCCgggggggaggagagacgagcacgcacacgcgcgcacatGCATGCAGACTCCGCGTGCACGAcgaaaaaaacaaagcacataaATAGAATCAAatagatagttagatagatcgatagatagaaagatagatagatggattgaaatagatagatagatagatctgAATTGATTTAGGTTTCAACTAATTAACTTCTTCATTATCCTTCACAGCAACCGGAAGAAAACATCACGTCACCCCTTCACCAGCTCAGGATGAGTCActtctctctgtgactctggatattttcagtgtttcacaACTAATATGTGGTGGAATGTGACCAACCAGCCTTCGGACCAGGTATTATACACATCCCAAACACTGGTGTTAGTGGTGTGGTGGTTCCAAGTTTTCTGATCCCAAACTTTCAGACCAACTTTTGGATAAATGGATATAAAATGATGTTCAGTACAAAGAAAAGACCTGTAACTATATAGAGCTGGAACAAGCTGATactcaaaatgaaaatacttcACTTAAAGTCCCAATTTAACGTTCAAAAGCAttacacaaacattaaataaatagtttataGCCCAGCACACTATGCTGTGTATTTCTAAGCACATACAACGTAATAGAATATATTTAGATTTGTTAACTGTTGTAACTTCTACTACCTAAATTGTGTCAACTTTGTTTATTAGGTTTTCTGCTTATACCCTTGGCCGCAGTGCCAAATGTTAGCAGCTTATAAATGCTAAATAGAGTAAAGTGTTGATTTTCCAAACTTCAAGCTCCACAGGGTCATATCAAATGTGGAGAAATTGATGATATGTTCTgcttattttcatttcctgctaATTTCATGAAATGCCAGCTGAATTAAAGGTGAACAGTTCCATCCCAGAGGTCTTGAGAAGACCCGGACCCCTGCAGCTTGTCTTGTGTTAGTTACCTCTTCCAGAGTGGCTGGACATATCCCTGAGCATTTGGTCCTCGTTCCACCGGCCCAACGTTTGACGCTCTCCTCCCACACTGTCTTAACTCAGTTAAGGTGCTCTTACTCCTCGGCCTGCCTCGTCTGGCATGAGTGTGCACCGCCGGTCACACGCTGCAGGAGGACACATGCAGGGGGTTTCATGAGACGCGGGTGTTTGTCAGACATGTGAGGCCTCTGAGGAAATACTCACTGTGGCACCCCGGGTgtcttcatttctgtctgtaCAGAGACCTGTGCACATGTTTCTCTATCAGTACGAACAGATATTTTGAGCTCATTTAACTTTAAGTCTGTCCAGAATACGTCTGTTTATCTAAGAAACACTTTCATTTGATGATCAGTATTTGTAAAACATGAGAGTCTTTGTTCCCCTTCGGCCGGATCACATGACTGCTCCTGTTAGACATACAATTTCCCTTTGTTAAACACTTTGTAATTAGGTTTGACTGGTCTCATTAATCACTGTATACACAGCAGTGTGTATCATTTAGGCTCTAAAATAGCTAAACTGAGGAATAACATATGTGCTATGATGTAAGGTGGTCGGGATCTAAGTAGAAAAAGTAAAGTTGGAGTGAGTGTTTGAGGAATGGTGGGTGTCTTTGTTCCGgattcactttattttgaagaaaacCCGACATTCACCTTAATTTAAATAGCATGAAAGCTATAACTATGGTGTCAGATGAGCATATATGAATTAATATTTTCCCAAAGATCAAGTGGCTCCATCTTGGATTTGATTAAAAGAATCTACATTAAATACAGAATGCGATGGCTTTAAAGGAAGTGGTAACTAATCTTAACTCTTAACTAAAACATGGGAAGTCTGTTGTAAATGTGTTGACTGGCAGTTGTTATTGCTCATATATGTGAGCATTGAATACAGCCTCCAtctgttcagctgctgctgctgtgtcacatcGCTCCTCTCTGCACAATGAGCTTCACAGGCGTCCAGCTCCAGGAAGATCACAGCAATACGAGCAggatatataaataatataataataaaatgagacAGTGACGCCACCATAATGAATTCATTGGACATAAATGTTCACCCGGGACAATATGATGTTGGGTTTTAAAAGGTTTCACAAGTGAGAAAGAGTCAGATTCATATAAAAGTCATTAAAGTCCCTGTTAATTGTGCCGAAtgttaacattttcactgtgatgtgagtgtgtgtcgggTGTTGTCGTGTCCTGCTGGGTGACACTTTAACATTTAGCCAAATAATTAGCAGAGTGTCACAGTCTATTACAAGTGACGACTGACGACACAAGTTAAAGTGCAGTGTTGGATCTGATTCACACTTATTTTGGTTTTGTCGcaaacaacatttacacagtGACTTAAGATTAGCAATGAAGCCTTTACTGTGCGTTGCCAGGTTTGATAAAGTTTAGTCATTTGATGTTTAATGTCTGAGCTTTAACTTGCTTTTGAAATTTAGTTGAACTCGCGTATGAAAAGCAGTGTAACGTAAAACATAACTTTAGGTTTTAGCTGAATATTTAAGTTTTTAGAATAGCATGACTGCAagttctgatttaaaaaaatatctccCAAAACTATAgtgaacaaaaaatatatatatattttgatttcaaGCTCTAAATCAGTGATGTGATacaaaaaaatagaaattgTGGAGTGATAGTGAAAATCATATATCTAAAAAAGTTacatatgttcatgttttttataaaaatattttaattggcTGCGacaacaaaattaacaaaatcaCATCCatcatattaatatatttttcagatATTAATAAATCACTAATCGATGAAACCAGTTAATGGCAGTGAGATCTGATTGAAGGGTTGACCACAAGgaaacttttaaacttttttattattttaaaatgttttgctctgACTATAACGTaaccataaaacattttcaataatgatattaatattcAACTAAAAATAATCCCTGTTAATAAAAGCTGTTGTTCTATTTATGCTACAGGTTTGGACATTTGGACTTTTGGCCTCAGTGTAAATCTTTCAACATCtaatgttttctgtctcatgAGACCTTTTGCATTTTAAGATTTTGGTTTATAGAATATCTAGCTCTCCACACACACtaagataaaaaacacaatttctttgagt
Coding sequences within:
- the pax8 gene encoding paired box protein Pax-8 isoform X4 — translated: MLRDMSSHSGRGHGGLNQLGGMFVNGRPLPEVIRQRIVDMAHQGVRPCDISRQLRVSHGCVSKILGRYYETGSIKPGVIGGSKPKVATPKVVDKIADYKRQNPTMFAWEIRDRLLAEGVCDGDTVPSVSSINRIIRTKVQQPFNLPLDGKGLSPGQTLIPSSAVTPPESPQSDSLGSTYSISGLLGIPHPSAEGKRSHDDSDQDSCRHSVDSQGSGGVPRKQMRVDHFSAASQHLDCGFDRHHYPPDSFGSASGSKAEQTLYPLSLLNGSLDEAKTSLSASSSTIGRNLAHQGYTMVTGRDMVSSTLPGYPPHIPSPAQSGYSSSAITGMVAAGADYTGQSYTHSPYTSYSEAWRFTNSSILGSPYYYSSASRTAPPPSAAYDHL
- the pax8 gene encoding paired box protein Pax-8 isoform X2, whose amino-acid sequence is MLRDMSSHSGRGGMFVNGRPLPEVIRQRIVDMAHQGVRPCDISRQLRVSHGCVSKILGRYYETGSIKPGVIGGSKPKVATPKVVDKIADYKRQNPTMFAWEIRDRLLAEGVCDGDTVPSVSSINRIIRTKVQQPFNLPLDGKGLSPGQTLIPSSAVTPPESPQSDSLGSTYSISGLLGIPHPSAEGKRSHDDSDQDSCRHSVDSQGSGGVPRKQMRVDHFSAASQHLDCGFDRHHYPPDSFGSASGSKAEQTLYPLSLLNGSLDEAKTSLSASSSTIGRNLAHQGYTMVTEPLQSLPLCLKQEMSPEVTSTSPSPNMAASNLAFLELQALQKPVSVSGSSCSSNHFPNAFNSFSHHAPVYGQFSSQSVISGRDMVSSTLPGYPPHIPSPAQSGYSSSAITGMVAAGADYTGQSYTHSPYTSYSEAWRFTNSSILGSPYYYSSASRTAPPPSAAYDHL
- the pax8 gene encoding paired box protein Pax-8 isoform X1; amino-acid sequence: MLRDMSSHSGRGHGGLNQLGGMFVNGRPLPEVIRQRIVDMAHQGVRPCDISRQLRVSHGCVSKILGRYYETGSIKPGVIGGSKPKVATPKVVDKIADYKRQNPTMFAWEIRDRLLAEGVCDGDTVPSVSSINRIIRTKVQQPFNLPLDGKGLSPGQTLIPSSAVTPPESPQSDSLGSTYSISGLLGIPHPSAEGKRSHDDSDQDSCRHSVDSQGSGGVPRKQMRVDHFSAASQHLDCGFDRHHYPPDSFGSASGSKAEQTLYPLSLLNGSLDEAKTSLSASSSTIGRNLAHQGYTMVTEPLQSLPLCLKQEMSPEVTSTSPSPNMAASNLAFLELQALQKPVSVSGSSCSSNHFPNAFNSFSHHAPVYGQFSSQSVISGRDMVSSTLPGYPPHIPSPAQSGYSSSAITGMVAAGADYTGQSYTHSPYTSYSEAWRFTNSSILGSPYYYSSASRTAPPPSAAYDHL